The segment ACCGGAAACGGTCGACAGCTACGAAGTCGGCGTGAAGGGCTCGCTGTTCGACCGGGCGCTGACCTATGCGCTGACCGGCTTCTACGCCGACTACACCAACGTCCAGATACCCGGCTCGGTGGGCGTGGACGCCAATGGCGACGGGATCTTCGAAGGGTTCGCAGGCGTGACCACCAACGCCGGCAAGGCCCGCTTCAAGGGCGTCGAGGCGGAAGTCTTCGCGCGGATCGCGCAGGACTTCGCCGGTCCCGGATCGCGGATCACCTTGGCGGGAACCGCGGGCTACATTGATGCCAAGTATCTCGAATATGTCGCGATCATCGCCGGCGTCGAAACCAATCTGGCACCGTTCCGCGGGATTCAGAACACGCCCAAGTTCACCGCTTCGGCAACGCTGGGGGCCGACATGCCCGTGGGCGCGGGCGACCTGTCGGCGAACCTGACCGTGTCGCACCGGTCGAGCACACAGCAGTTCGAGATCGCCAACCCCTATCTCGATCAGGAAGGCTATCAACTGCTCGATGCCGGCGTGACGTATCGCTGGGGCGGTGATCGCTTTTCGCTCGGGGTTTACGGCAAGAACCTGACCAACGAACGGTACATCACCTCTGGGTACCCGTTCATCGCCACCAATGCGGTCACCGGGGTGCCGGTGCTCAACAACGGCAACCCGGTTCCCGCGCTCGGTCGCGAGGGCACCCTGACCGCCTTCTACGGCAACCCGCGGCAGGTGTTCGTGACCGGGACGGTCAAGTTCTGACGCGGTGCGGCGTGCGCTTCGGGGAATAACCCCGGGCGCACGCTTGCCCTGCCGGGCCGCTTGGGGGATCACCCGGGGATGTCGATACTGTCCGACCGCTGGATTCGCGAAGCGGCCACCACCCGCGGGATGATCGAACCCTTCGTGGAGGCGCAGCGGCGCGACGGGTGCATCTCGTATGGCTTATCGTCGTTCGGCTACGACGCGCGGGTGGCCGACGAGTTCAAGATCTTCACCAACGTCGATTCCGCGGTCGTCGACCCCAAGGACTTCGCGTCCAACAGCTTCGTCGATCGCAAGACCGACGTCTGCGTGATCCCGCCCAACAGTTTCGCACTTGCCCGGACGGTAGAATACTTCCGCGTGCCGGACGACGTGCTGGTGATCTGCCTGGGCAAAAGCACGTACGCCCGCTGCGGGATCATCGTGAACGTGACCCCGCTGGAGCCGGGCTGGGAAGGGCACGTCACGCTGGA is part of the Altererythrobacter sp. TH136 genome and harbors:
- the dcd gene encoding dCTP deaminase; this encodes MSILSDRWIREAATTRGMIEPFVEAQRRDGCISYGLSSFGYDARVADEFKIFTNVDSAVVDPKDFASNSFVDRKTDVCVIPPNSFALARTVEYFRVPDDVLVICLGKSTYARCGIIVNVTPLEPGWEGHVTLEFSNTTPLPARIYANEGACQFLFLQGNERPEVTYADRAGKYMGQRGVTLPRL